The following nucleotide sequence is from Campylobacter coli 76339.
TAATCCTATTAACCTAGGTATTATCCTTGAATGCGTGGATGAATTTGTTCAAGTAGATGATGAGGAAATTGCTAATGCAGTATTATTTTTACTTGAGAAGCATAAAATCATAGTCGAAGGCGCAGGTGCTGCAAGTGTAGCTGCCCTACTTCATCAAAAAATCGATATAAAAAATTCTAAGAAAATAGGCGTTGTTTTAAGCGGTGGCAACATTGATGTACAAATGCTAAATATCATCATAGAAAAGGGTCTTTTTAAAGCTTATCGTAAAATGCAAATCAATGTTACTCTAATTGACAAACCGGGAGCCTTACTCAATCTTACAGACAGCTTGAAATCAGCCAATGCAAACATAGTCAAAATTGATTATGATAGATTTTCAACAAAGCTTGATTATGGCGATGCTATGATTTCTATCACCTTAGAAACCAAAGGCAAAGAACATCAAGAAGAAGTTAGAAATATCTTAAAAGATAAAGGTTTTGATTTTTACGAAACTTTCTAATAAGAAATTCTACTCAGATAAAGTCCGCAAGGCGGGGCTAAAAAATGATTATATTGTTTTTTAGCTTCGATTTGCTCTTTTAGCTCTTCCTCGCTCATCTTATTTTCTAAAACTTTTAAAACACTCGCAACCATTAATCTTATTTGTGCCCTTAAAAAACCATTAGCCTTAAAGCGAAAAATAGTACATTCCTTATAAGAATATGCTTTAGCTAAAAATATTTCCCTGATAGTTGTTTTATTATCCCCTCCGCTTTTGCAAAAGAATTTAAAATCCTTAATACCTACAAAATTTTGCAAAATAAGATCAGCCTTTAAAATATCGATAGAAGGATAAAAATGAACATAAGAAGCTAAAAAAGGATTATAAGCCCCGTGATAAAATATATAGCGATATTCTCTGCTTTTCACATCGTATCTTACTTCAAAATTTGAAGGCATAATTTTTAAATTTTTAACATGTATAAAAGGATGAGAAAATTTATTGATTTGCTTTCTAAGATAGCTCAAATCCCTAAAGTGCTCCCCACATTCCACACAGGCAACAGCATAGCTTGCATGCACTCCCTTATCAGTTCGAGAAGCCATCAATACAGAGGAAAAAATTCCAAGATGACTTAAAGCATCTTGTAAAGCATCTTGAACGCTTTTTTTATGAGGTTGGGTAGCTGAACCCAAAAATTTCGATCCATCATAGGAAAAAACAATTTTTAATTTCATCAATAACGACTCAAAATCATCTTTTTAAAACAAACAATAGATACGATAAAACTTAAGATAAAGATTCCAATAGAAGCTAAAATCGGAGGCTGTGAAAAAGAGCTTAAAAGCCCAAAATATACAGCAATAACTCCAAACATACCAAAATAAATAAAACCTTTTTCATAACGATAAGTTACTATGCCAAAAGAAAGAGCAAAAAGCGTGCTTGCGAGCGGAAACAATGCTATAGTTACATAAATTACAAATTCTTTCGCGCGTTGGGGATTTGAATTTAAATCATTCCAGTACTCATAGAATTTTTTAGTTTGCAAATTTTGATCATCAAACTGTGTATTAACTACGAGTTTGTCAAAATTTCCAGTAAAAAGCGTTTGTCCATTTTCAAAATTATACATTTTGCCATTAGAGAGTTTAAAAGCAAAGCTGTCTTCATTTCTTTGTACTGTTGCTTCCTTTGCGACAATCAATTGCTCTTTGTCTTCTATAGTACGTTTTGGATGATACATGATGATATTTTCATATCTGTCGTTTTCTTGTTTTTCAATAAAAATCATCCAGCCAAGAAATCTTTGCCCAAATTCACCCGTTTTATAATTAAATTTAACTTGAGTTTTTTTAAAATTTACAAAATTATCTTGCAATTCAAATACTATAGGTATCATAATCAAAGCTATAATTAGCATCAGCGCACTTACTAAAGCAGCAATTTTTAAAAAAAACTTAGCCAAAATTTTAGGTGAAAATCCTAAGGTAAACAACACTATACTTTCATTCTCTCTAGAAAGCCTAAAAAGAGCTAAAGTAAGGGCGATAAAAAAAGCTATAGGCAAGGTAAAAATGAGAATTCTAGGTAGCATAAAACCATATAATTTGAGCAAATCTAAAAAAATTAATCTCAATACTAGAAGTAAGCTTGGCAAGTTGTATAAAAAAAACCATCGAAACTATAGTAAAAAGCACAAAAAAAATCGATAAATTTGTACTTAAAAATTGATTCAAAACATATCTTAAAGCAAGTTTCATATTAATTCCTAAACAATCAAATATATCAAATACATCACAAAAGCAGCATTGATAAAGGGTAAAAATGCTAGTTTTGTGCTTTTATTATAAACAAAAAAGGGCAAAGACAATAACGAAGCAAGAAAAAGAATTATAAAAGCACTCTTAAAACCAAAAATTCCTGCCATGCTAGCAAGGATAATAATATCTGCGTCACCTAAATTTTCTTGTATGTTTTTTGTTTTAAAATTCTTTATGAATGCTATAAAATTTTTAAGCAAAAACAAAAAACCAGCAAAAATAAAAGCCTGAACCATAAATCCATTTTGAAAATTTTCAAATATGAAAAAATACGCAAATTCATCACTGCTAAAAGCAAAGGAAAATGCAACAAAAAAAATCAACCAAAGCAATTTTTGAGGCACAGCTTGAAATTTTAAATCTATATAAGAGAGCGCAAATAAAACAAATAAAAAAATCAATAAATGGATAAATTCCCCCATATCTTGACTTAACAAATAAGCAATCCAAGTAAAAACAATCCCCAAAATTTCAGCTAAAAAAACATAAAAAGGGATTTTAGCATGGCAAGTTTTGCACTTAAAACGAAGAAAAATATAAGAAAAAATGGGTATTAACTCTAAGGGTTTGAGTTTTTGATGACAAGAAAAGCAATAAGAACGCAAGCTTAATAAGGGCTTGTTTTCACAAAAACGCATTGTCACGCTCATGCAAAATGAACCCAAGCTCGCTCCTAAAATAGCTAAAATCAAAAAAACTATAGGATTATTTTCCAAAAGTTCTCTCTCTTTTTCTGAATTCTTTTATAATTTTTTTAAATTCTCTTTTTGTAAGAGAAGGAAATAAGGTTTCGCTAAAATAAATTTCCGCATAAGCACATTGCCATAGCAAGAAATTAGACAATCTTTTGGCATTTCCCACGCGAAGCATCAAATCCACATCCAAAGGCAAGTCCAAATTATCGCTTATATTTTTTTCATTGATTTCCAAGCCTTTTCCAATCAAGCGTTTAACTGAACGCACAATTTCATCTTTTGCTCCATAACTGATAGCTAAATTCACACAAAGCAAATCACAATGCTTGGTTTTTTCTTCTACAAGAGCTATTTTTTCTTGCAAATGCGTATCAAGTCTTGATAAATCTCCGATAGCTCTTAATCTTACATTGTTTTTTTCAAATTCTTTTAAGGCTTCATCCAAACAACGATCCAAAAGTTCAAAAATAAATTCGATCTCATCTTGAGGCCTGTTCCAATTTTCCGTGCTGAAAGCAAAAAGGCTTAAATTTGAAATTCCCTCTTCTACGCAAACTTCCATAAGTTTTTGCATGGTTTTAACACCTTGAGAGTATCCAAGCTTTGCTAAAAAACCCTTTGCCTTAGCCCAACGCCTATTGCCATCCATCACCACAGCAAGATGATTTAACTCATTCATCATCACCCTTTAAAATCAAATAATTTTTTAAATACAAATAAAGGTTGTATATTTTTATCTTGCAAAACATTAAATTTCAATTGTTCATTTAAAAATTTTTGCACCTTAAAAAAGGGGGTAAATATCGAAATTCCCCCTTCATCCATCAGAATTTTCAAAGCCCCAAAGACGCTAAAATAAAGATAAATTTCTAAAAATTTAACTCTTTTTTTCATCTGAAACAAACAAGCTTTACCCTCAAAGATAAAAGGGATATGATAGATATTTTCAAAACTTGCAAAAAGCATTTCTTTTAAAACATGATACTTCTCTTTGTCTTTGCATTCTAAAAGATTTGAAATAATATATTTTTTATAATCAACCCTGCCTTCTAGAATTTCAACTATCAAAGATAATCCCTCTTCAAAAGGATAAAATTCAGGTCTTTTAGATAAATGCTTAAATGCGATCGCACCGCCTTTTTCTATATAAAGCTCGGCTAAATACTCAGCTCCAATTTCTAATTCTATCATGCTTTTGGTTTGAATTTTTCTATGATTGAGCAAAAGCGTATAGTGTGCATAGCCTGATTTTGCTAAAACCTTCATTTGTATAGGTAGGGTTGAGTTTATCATATTCATATTTTTTCACACCAAGAAACCAAATCAAAAGCCAATTCTTGCTTGCTTTTTAAACCGCTTTTTTCAATCTTGCTTGCTGTAATAAAATGAATCTCATTCTTAGAGCTTCCAAAATAATTTTCCTCTTCTAAGATATTTAGACAAACCATATCAAGCTTTTTATCATTGAGCGATTTTTTGGCATTTTCTAAAGCATTTTGAGCGTCAAATTCCATCTTAAAGCCTATTTTTTTACCTTTAAAATTTAAATTTTTAAGCAGATCTTCATTCAATCTTAAATACAAATTTAAACCCTCTAAATGCTCATTTTTTTTGATTTTGCCTTTTTTAAATTCGGGTATAAAATCACTGACAGCCGCTGCCATGATTAAATAATCTTTATTTGAATTTTGCTCTAACAATTCTTTTAATTCTCGCGAGCTTTCAAAACTCTTAAGAGAATAAGGAGTATCAAAATAAACCGAACTCAAAAGTGTTACTTTAGCTCCTAAAAAATAAAATGCATCAGCGATTGCCTTTGCCATTTTTCCACTTGAAAAATTACTCACACAACGCACATTATCAATCTTTTCTTTTGTCCCTCCACCACTAATGACGACTTCTTTATCACACCAAAATGACTGCTTTAAAAGCTCTCTTTTGCTTATATTAAAGATATCTTTTACTTCAGCCAAAGCTCCGATACCCTCATCCTTACAAGCTAAAATTTTTGAAATTGGCTCTATGATCAAAGCTTGATTTTTTTTAAGTAAGGCCAGTGAATTTTGAGTGCTAAAATGATGATACATATTGGTATTTGCAGCAGGAGCGATGATTAATGGCTTGTTTGCAGCAATTAGGGTTTGTATGAAAAGATTATCAGCTATTCCTAAGGCTAGTTTGTTGATAGAATTTACACTTGCAGGTGCAAAAAGAATCAAATCCGCATCTTTACTAAAAGCGATATGATTGTTTGAGTTTTTCCAGCTCTCATTCTCTTCGCATAAAATTTCATCTGCTAAAGCCTCAAAGCTCATTTTAGAAGCAAATTTTAAAAGCCCATTAGAAAGCAAAACTTTTACTCTAAAGCC
It contains:
- a CDS encoding Predicted permease YjgP/YjgQ family — translated: MKLALRYVLNQFLSTNLSIFFVLFTIVSMVFFIQLAKLTSSIEINFFRFAQIIWFYAT
- a CDS encoding tRNA pseudouridine synthase A, producing MGSATQPHKKSVQDALQDALSHLGIFSSVLMASRTDKGVHASYAVACVECGEHFRDLSYLRKQINKFSHPFIHVKNLKIMPSNFEVRYDVKSREYRYIFYHGAYNPFLASYVHFYPSIDILKADLILQNFVGIKDFKFFCKSGGDNKTTIREIFLAKAYSYKECTIFRFKANGFLRAQIRLMVASVLKVLENKMSEEELKEQIEAKKQYNHFLAPPCGLYLSRISY
- a CDS encoding Leader peptidase (Prepilin peptidase) / N-methyltransferase → MENNPIVFLILAILGASLGSFCMSVTMRFCENKPLLSLRSYCFSCHQKLKPLELIPIFSYIFLRFKCKTCHAKIPFYVFLAEILGIVFTWIAYLLSQDMGEFIHLLIFLFVLFALSYIDLKFQAVPQKLLWLIFFVAFSFAFSSDEFAYFFIFENFQNGFMVQAFIFAGFLFLLKNFIAFIKNFKTKNIQENLGDADIIILASMAGIFGFKSAFIILFLASLLSLPFFVYNKSTKLAFLPFINAAFVMYLIYLIV
- a CDS encoding Phosphopantothenoylcysteine decarboxylase / Phosphopantothenoylcysteine synthetase, whose translation is MKKTILLAISGSIAFYKAYELISLFKKEGFRVKVLLSNGLLKFASKMSFEALADEILCEENESWKNSNNHIAFSKDADLILFAPASVNSINKLALGIADNLFIQTLIAANKPLIIAPAANTNMYHHFSTQNSLALLKKNQALIIEPISKILACKDEGIGALAEVKDIFNISKRELLKQSFWCDKEVVISGGGTKEKIDNVRCVSNFSSGKMAKAIADAFYFLGAKVTLLSSVYFDTPYSLKSFESSRELKELLEQNSNKDYLIMAAAVSDFIPEFKKGKIKKNEHLEGLNLYLRLNEDLLKNLNFKGKKIGFKMEFDAQNALENAKKSLNDKKLDMVCLNILEEENYFGSSKNEIHFITASKIEKSGLKSKQELAFDLVSWCEKI
- a CDS encoding Predicted permease YjgP/YjgQ family, producing MLPRILIFTLPIAFFIALTLALFRLSRENESIVLFTLGFSPKILAKFFLKIAALVSALMLIIALIMIPIVFELQDNFVNFKKTQVKFNYKTGEFGQRFLGWMIFIEKQENDRYENIIMYHPKRTIEDKEQLIVAKEATVQRNEDSFAFKLSNGKMYNFENGQTLFTGNFDKLVVNTQFDDQNLQTKKFYEYWNDLNSNPQRAKEFVIYVTIALFPLASTLFALSFGIVTYRYEKGFIYFGMFGVIAVYFGLLSSFSQPPILASIGIFILSFIVSIVCFKKMILSRY
- a CDS encoding Undecaprenyl diphosphate synthase — its product is MNELNHLAVVMDGNRRWAKAKGFLAKLGYSQGVKTMQKLMEVCVEEGISNLSLFAFSTENWNRPQDEIEFIFELLDRCLDEALKEFEKNNVRLRAIGDLSRLDTHLQEKIALVEEKTKHCDLLCVNLAISYGAKDEIVRSVKRLIGKGLEINEKNISDNLDLPLDVDLMLRVGNAKRLSNFLLWQCAYAEIYFSETLFPSLTKREFKKIIKEFRKRERTFGK